Proteins from a genomic interval of Lolium perenne isolate Kyuss_39 chromosome 1, Kyuss_2.0, whole genome shotgun sequence:
- the LOC127342178 gene encoding disease resistance protein RPM1, which produces MAEAILAAVTKIGMIGASKAATAAGDLLAKKVNGLMELPGKIKMIDKELRMLNGVIQDLGSSHLSNNVIKEWITGVRNLAYHVEDVVDKYLYEAVKVNEEDFLSRYVFNMGGARNAIVFSKIVVEVAEIENELKQVKENQAYWTNTVVPVNNDRAEIDRQRSGGGFQGLFCDEDLVGIDENRSKLTEWLSTDEKDSTVITISGMGGLGKTTLVRNVYDREKGNFPGGQAWIVVSQKYDVVDLLTKLLSKIGQSQPVSAKPDVDDLTDAIQKTLQYKKCLIVLDDVWNEEAYNQMRNAFKGSQGSRVMITTRKEKVAAIAHNGRRMIVQPLGSTESYKLFCSRAFHNTSPDPDRKCPPELRCPPELETVAAAIADRCHGLPLAIVACGSLLSKKEPTEHAWDQMYNQLRSKLQENNHVQAILILSYHDLPGNLRNCFLYCSLFPEDYPMPRESLVRMWVAEGFAIRKDQSTAEEVAEDNLMELISRNMLEVVERDELSRVTTCKMHDIVRSLALDIAKEERFGSANDEGEMINTDTEVRRFSTCGWKGDGSRPAAAGVKFPRLRTVMSIASSTSMISSILSGSNYLTVLELQDSGISQLPETIGNLFNLRYIGLRRTNIESLPDSIEKLSNLETLDIKQTKIVKLPPGIVKVEKLRHLFADRFADERQTEFRYFVGVEAPKMISNCHDLQTLETVCASKDLSQQLRKMTKLQTVWIDNINASNCEDLFEALSYMPLLSSVLLSASDERETLSFEKLKPISTKLTRLIVRGGWAHGTLNCPIFQGSGRYLRYLALSWCNLGEEDPLKLLASQVPALTYLSLNRVSSAAILVLSAGCFPKLKTLVLKNMPNVNQLVIEDNAIPAIHGIYIVSLREMNMAPHGIDCLGSLKKLWLLGLHRDFKADWDLKQMHNKLKHVPELRS; this is translated from the coding sequence ATGGCGGAGGCAATACTTGCTGCTGTGACAAAGATTGGGATGATTGGTGCAAGCAAAGCGGCCACCGCTGCCGGAGATCTGTTGGCCAAGAAGGTTAATGGACTAATGGAATTGCCAGGAAAGATCAAAATGATTGATAAAGAGCTAAGGATGTTGAATGGCGTAATTCAAGATTTGGGCAGCTCACATCtcagcaacaatgttatcaaggagTGGATTACAGGCGTGAGGAATCTGGCCTACCATGTTGAAGATGTAGTTGACAAGTACTTGTATGAGGCTGTTAAGGTCAACGAAGAAGACTTCCTAAGTCGGTATGTGTTCAACATGGGAGGTGCACGTAACGCTATTGTTTTCAGTAAGATTGTTGTTGAGGTTGCAGAGATAGAAAACGAGCTCAAGCAAGTCAAAGAGAATCAAGCTTACTGGACTAATACAGTTGTGCCTGTAAACAATGATCGTGCAGAGATTGATAGGCAGCGGTCTGGAGGTGGCTTTCAAGGGCTTTTTTGTGATGAGGATCTAGTGGGAATTGATGAGAACAGGAGTAAGTTGACTGAATGGCTGAGCACCGATGAGAAAGACAGCACGGTCATAACAATTTCTGGAATGGGAGGCTTGGGGAAAACAACCCTTGTGAGAAATGTGTATGATCGGGAGAAAGGCAACTTCCCTGGTGGTCAGGCTTGGATTGTGGTGTCACAGAAATATGATGTAGTTGATCTGCTGACCAAACTGCTCTCCAAGATAGGCCAGTCACAACCTGTTAGTGCCAAACCAGATGTCGATGACTTAACAGATGCAATACAGAAGACACTACAATACAAAAAATGTTTGATCGTTCTTGATGATGTGTGGAATGAAGAAGCATATAATCAGATGCGCAATGCATTCAAGGGTAGCCAAGGAAGCCGTGTTATGATCACAACCCGGAAGGAAAAGGTTGCAGCTATTGCTCATAACGGTCGTCGCATGATAGTCCAGCCACTGGGTAGCACCGAATCATACAAGCTCTTCTGCTCAAGGGCTTTCCACAACACCAGCCCTGACCCTGACCGCAAGTGCCCTCCGGAGCTTAGGTGCCCTCCAGAGCTTGAGACAGTGGCTGCTGCTATTGCTGATAGGTGTCATGGCCTGCCATTGGCCATTGTAGCTTGTGGTAGCCTTTTGTCCAAGAAGGAACCAACAGAGCACGCCTGGGACCAGATGTACAATCAACTCAGGAGCAAACTGCAGGAAAACAACCATGTGCAAGCTATTCTTATTCTGAGCTATCATGACTTGCCAGGTAATCTCAGGAACTGCTTCCTGTACTGCAGCTTGTTCCCTGAAGACTATCCCATGCCACGGGAGAGCCTTGTGCGAATGTGGGTTGCCGAAGGATTTGCGATCAGGAAAGACCAGAGCACGGCAGAGGAAGTGGCGGAGGACAATCTCATGGAACTCATAAGCCGGAATATGTTGGAAGTGGTGGAGAGGGATGAGCTCTCTAGGGTCACTACCTGTAAGATGCATGACATTGTCCGAAGCCTGGCTCTTGATATTGCAAAAGAAGAGAGGTTTGGCTCCGCGAATGATGAGGGTGAGATGATTAACACGGATACAGAGGTTCGCCGTTTCTCGACATGTGGTTGGAAGGGTGACGGCAGTAGGCCAGCTGCTGCTGGAGTGAAATTCCCGCGACTCCGGACCGTAATGTCGATTGCCTCCTCTACCAGCATGATTTCCTCAATTTTGTCTGGATCCAACTACCTTACTGTTCTTGAGCTCCAAGACTCTGGAATCAGCCAGTTGCCAGAAACCATCGGGAATCTGTTCAATCTCCGGTACATCGGCTTAAGGCGCACCAATATCGAGTCGCTGCCAGACAGTATTGAAAAACTCTCAAACCTCGAGACCCTGGACATCAAGCAAACAAAAATAGTGAAGCTACCACCAGGAATTGTGAAGGTTGAGAAGCTACGCCACCTTTTTGCTGACAGGTTTGCTGATGAGAGGCAGACGGAGTTCAGATACTTTGTTGGAGTGGAAGCGCCTAAGATGATTTCCAACTGTCATGATCTGCAGACTCTCGAGACCGTCTGTGCCAGCAAAGACTTGTCGCAGCAACTGAGGAAAATGACTAAGTTGCAGACTGTTTGGATTGATAACATCAATGCATCCAACTGTGAAGATCTTTTCGAGGCCCTCTCATATATGCCACTACTATCAAGCGTACTACTCTCTGCAAGCGATGAGAGGGAGACACTTTCATTCGAAAAGCTCAAGCCAATTTCAACCAAGCTCACCAGGCTGATAGTCAGAGGCGGCTGGGCACATGGGACACTCAACTGCCCGATATTCCAGGGCTCTGGGAGGTACCTCAGGTATCTGGCCCTAAGCTGGTGCAaccttggggaagaagacccgTTGAAGCTGCTGGCATCTCAAGTGCCGGCTCTCACTTATCTCAGCCTCAACCGGGTGAGTAGTGCAGCTATATTGGTTCTTTCTGCAGGGTGCTTTCCTAAACTGAAGACACTCGTCTTGAAGAATATGCCCAATGTCAATCAACTGGTAATCGAGGACAATGCCATCCCGGCCATTCACGGGATCTACATCGTGTCACTCCGTGAGATGAACATGGCCCCTCATGGCATCGACTGCCTTGGGTCCCTGAAGAAGCTCTGGCTGCTGGGTCTGCACAGGGACTTCAAGGCTGACTGGGATCTGAAGCAGATGCACAACAAACTGAAGCACGTTCCGGAGCTCCGTTCTTAA